The Bradyrhizobium diazoefficiens genome contains the following window.
CATCGTCGGTCCGGTAGATGGAAGCAGCCGTACGCAGCCCTGAACGCTATAGTTGCTCGATCGCTGAATCAGGTAGACAGGACCGAGTGCATCGAATTCATCGACTTCCATGTCCCCGCTGGTCTGAACGTCCCATGCGAGTCGTTCCTTGAAAACCCTGTATCTAAGTCGGTGCATCTCACAAAGCTCTTCAGCAAAGGCTCCATAGAATTGCTGTGTAATAATCTGCATCATCGATTGTGCCTCCAAAGCCGCAGGGCGGGTATTGAAGGGGAATTGCTGGGGATGTGCAGCCTCCTCAGTTAAGGAGGGTGTGATATCGAGAGCCGACGCACGCATCCGGCAACGACCCGGATTGGCAGGACCGAGCCGCGCAAGCATATTTGGTCGGTCTTCGCCCGTAGCGTCGCCGAAAATCCTCAGACCACTATCGACGCGTTTTTGCTGTCGGCCTATATGGAGTGGCTAGAACTCGGAAACGAGACCTAGAGTTTGAGGGTACATTCTATCGAGGATGACACGCACTATGTCAGAAATCTCATGGCGACAGGACGGGGTCGATCCTGGCTGGTTCATCGCTGAGGGCATCGGATCAGTCCGAAGCACGGCCAGCTACGGACGACCAGGAGGCTGGTGGTTCCTCCCTGCCTGGTTGCCTGACACTGAAGAAAACGACATCGGACCATTCAGGACAAAAGCTGCAGCATTAAAAGAAGCCGAACGTCTGGCTGCCGCCCAAGATCAAATCGCCGGGAATTAATCGCGGTTTGGCAACTCGGGGCTGATGCCGGAACATCGTTTACCCTCGTTTGCTCATCTGGTCGGCGCGCTGATGGCTCAAGCCGCATGGGCGACGCTCTGAGGGCGCCAATTCCAAGGCAGAAGTGCCTAGTGGGCTTGGCGGGATGACCCCGCAGGCGGGGCAGTATGTCCCGCGAGGCAGGCCCGGGGATCGACGTTGTTGGGCTTTGCGGACGCGATGAGGGTGTGCATGGTCGCGGCGCGCCGGCCGCCCTCACCTAGGTCTTTCCGCCAGCGGCAACAAAACGCGCGACTGCCTGGATAGTCGACCGAACGCCCAGCTTGGCCTTGGCGTTGTCCAGGTGAAATGCGACCGTATGGTGAGAGATGCCCACTATGCGGCCAATCTCCCAGGAAGACTTGCCCTGAGCGGCCCAATTCAGACATTGGATTTCCCGCGGAGAAAGCGCGACACCATCAATCTGATCGCGGGCACGCAGCTTACGTTGTGCATGCGCGTGGAAAGTCGTTGCTATCAAGGGAAGTATACGCGCGTGCCGGCGTACGGAACGTCCGAAGGACGCACCTCGTTCGCTGGCAGCAAATGTGACCGCGGCAATAGCGACGCCGCTCTCGTGAATCGGAACGGTGAAGCCGCAGCGAATGCCAAATCGGGCGGCCTCCTCGAAAAGCTGATGCGCAGGCTCCGAATCTGCTTCTGGTCCGAGACCAAGGCCCCACTCAAAGGCCTTGTCCCGGCGAACAGATTGAATAATCACAGGATCGAACCGATGGTACTGCTGCTCGACGTAATGCGAAGTCCAAGTTGACGGATAGGTCGAAATCAGAAGCGGCGGCGCGCCTGGTCTGGACGGCAAAACGAGGTAGGCGAAACAACACAGATCGAGCGCGGCAGCAGTTTCGGCCATCCCCAACCTAAGGTCATCGACGTCGGTACTTTCAATGAGTTGATCGACAAAGGCTTGGAAAACGTAACGCATTATCCTTCTCGCTGCAGACACCCGTATGACTTTTGCCTCGATCAGAAATTTCACATATCGGGTTCATTCGCATTGTCACTTCGTGGCGCACGGAGAACGCCTGTGGTGTGTTTCAGGATAATGCGCGAACCAAGATGAAACCTAATTGCTTGCCTCCAATGATGAGGTCAAGTCGGTTGAGGTCAAGTCATGCTTGATATGCTGTGATGTTGTGATCAGCGTCCCATGGTTGCGCGAGCGTGGCGGCAAATAGTGTCCGCTCGACACGAGAGTTCGGTTAGCAATCCGCCGCTTGCGGCTGCTCATCGACATTGCGGTATCGGTCTCGCTCGCTTCTTTGAAATCCTGCGTGGTTGCCCAGAAAATCGGGGGATTTCCGCGCGACTTGGCTCCACTTTCGTAAGTTTGCACCGCGATTCCCACTAGAAGAGGCCGCTCAAGAGGAGATTGCTAATGAAGGTCGGTGTTCCCAAGGAGATCAAGACGCACGAATACCGGGTGGGCCTGACCCCTGGGGCCGTCCGCGAATATGTGGCCGCAGGCCATAGCGTTCTGATCGAGACCGCGGCCGGTGCTGGCATCGGCGCAACAGACGACCAATACCGGAAGGCTGGCGCGACGATTCTGGACTCCGCTCGCGAGGTCTTTGCGTCGAGCGAGATGATCGTAAAGGTCAAGGAGCCCCAGCCTTCGGAATGGACCCAGCTGCGAGAGAACCAGATTCTGTTCACGTATCTGCATTTGGCGCCGGACCCGGAGCAGGCTAAGGGCCTCATGAAGTCCGGGTGTACCGCCATTGCGTATGAGACGGTGACGGGGGCGGCTGGCGGGCTTCCGCTGCTTGCGCCGATGAGCGAGGTTGCGGGCAGGCTTGCGATTGAAGCTGCAGGCGTGGCGCTCAGGCGGTACACCGGCGGGCGGGGGCTGTTGATCGGCGGCGTGCCCGGCGTCCAGCCGGCTCGTATCGTTGTGATCGGAGGCGGGGTTGTTGGTGCGCATGCGGCGCGGATGGCGGCGGGATTGGGCGCCGAGGTCACGATCCTCGATCGTTCGATTCCCCGGCTTCGCGAACTGGACGAACTATTCGAGGGGCGCGTTCGCACCAGGTTCTCGACCATAGACGCCGTCGAGGACGAAGTATTTGCCGCGGATGTTGTCATTGGTGCCGTGCTCGTTCCCGGCGCCAGCGCGCCGAAGCTGGTCAGTCGCGGCATGCTGAGCTCGATGCGCAAGGGCTCCGTCATCGTGGACGTCGCCATCGATCAGGGCGGTTGCTTCGAGACATCGCGTCCGACGACGCATGCGGATCCAACCTACGAGGTGGACGGTGTCATTCACTACTGCGTCGCCAATATGCCCGGAGCTGTCCCGCTCACCTCAAGCCAAGCATTGAACAACGCAACGCTTCCCTTCGGTTTGGCTCTCGCCAACAAGGGATTTGCAGCCGTGCTCGAGAATCCGCATCTGCGCGCCGGCCTCAATGTCTATCGGGGCCGGCTAACTTACAAGGCCGTGGCCGAGAGTCTCGGCCTACCCTTCTCACCGATCGAACAGGCCGCGGCCTGATCCCCAGAGGCTCCTTAGGGGGCGTTTTCCTCCCTCACTTGGGCCACTCCTTCGGAGTGGCCCTTTTTTGGGGGGATGGCACAGCTCTACACAAGACAGTGTGACGTGCCCTCAAGGCAAAGGTCACACGTTCGAATCGTGTCGGGTGCGCCCATAAGTTCAAATACTTAGCGCGTTCTTAGAAGCAGCGATATCTCGACAAGCTAGCAGATAGCTAGCACACAGCTCAGCTCGACTTTTTCGGCAAAAGCGCATAGCGGTCGGCGGCTACGTCACAGGTTGCGTCTTGAGGCTTGGGCAATAGACGAAGCAGCTTACGATCTTGCGCATAGGCGCGCGCACCGCCGACACGCCGCAAGCCGCCGCACTTTGGAGAAGAAGCTTGCTGTGAAGATGGCGCTCGTCGCTACGCACCTAGCGGCAGTCAACAGACGGACGCTGACACGGAGTTACATTTCTTCCATCGGAACAGTCGATCGTTGAAAAAGTACGCATTGTATCGTGCTCCGTCCTGGCTAGCCCACGTCATTCGATAATATCTAATGGCGATCGTTCGCGACTCTACGATCCCCTCCGGTTCACCGAGCATGCTAATAACGGCTTTTCGCGACAATCCGAACTTTAAAAAATGAAAATCCAGTTCAATATCCTGCGCTTGTGGTGATGCCGTACCCGAGAGCAACAAGACGACGATTAAACAAGCGGACTTTGTCCAAAGACCTACAATGTGTCTCATTTTCTGTTCCTTTCGTGATTCGGTGATTGTGTCCGCCTAACGAAATTCAAGCGGCTCTGTCTTGGTCATCCGGATAAAGTTGATTCATGGCGACCTCCTTCGTTCGACGTGCGGCTCGCTTCTCTGCAAGGGCTTGACGCATTTCTTCGATGTCAATTTCGCGATTGATACTGGCGGACTCCGCATCAAACCGAGAGACGTCGTTTGCACGAAGCAACTCTTGGGCTGCATTTTCGAAGTCCACTGCGGTGCGTACAGCGTAAAGAGTTGGTGTTGAGAAAAACACCTTGCCAAGTACCGCGCTCACTTCAACGGCCATGATCACGAGAGTGGTCCAGAACGTTACCCTTGCGACCGCCGGCCGTTCTTTCAAAACTTCAAGTGCCTCGACACGCGCCAGAAATCCATGAGCTTTCGCCGCATAGCCCGGTCTCTGTTGTGCAATGGCGATTAGTTTTACCTCCCGATCGCGAATTGCCTGGTCACGCCTTTTGTCGAGTTCGTCCCGTCGAGATCGAACAGACGCCATTGCCTCATCGAGCGTCTTCAAGCCGCCGACGACGAGCTCATTTGCCTTTTCACTTCGGCGATCGCGCTTTTCACGCATCTCTGCAATCGTAGACTGTAGGCGCGTCATTTCCCCCCGAAGCCGCTCCGATTCGACGGAGGCCAGTTGCGCCTTTTCGGTTGCATTCCTGTAGAGATTGCCCTCGCCGCGCTTGCCCGAGTTTTCCGTCGACTCCTTGACTCCGTTTCGTTCGTTGATCGCATCCCCCTGACGCCGCACCATCTCTGCGTCCGCGGCACGCTTTGCGGCAGACAGTTGGTTTAGGCGCTCTGTCAGGACCTCAACTTCTTGGTTTGGCTCGGTTTCGAGGAGAAATTTGCGTCGTAATGCGACTTCTTGTTCGCGGAGTTCGGAGAGTTCATGAGTTTGGCGCGATATTTCGGTCGCCATCGATTCGACGCCGGCGTCATATTCCGCTTCAATCTCTTGGAACAGCTTGGAGTTAGCCGTTCGATAGTCTGCATCGATCTGGCGTTCAATATCGGCGCCAAACAAACGCAGCTCGAAAAAAGTGGCGAACGCGAACGCGATGGTGACAGAGAGTAGCAATCGTAGAGATACGGTAGCGGGGCGTTTGACCTTCGTCCAAAGCAGGTTCTTGGCGTTCCCGTAGCCGCGGTCGCGCGCTAACTCTAGCCCGTGGTGGTAGAAGTCCGATTGGACGATCTGAATGTCGACCAGCAGCACCACGCAGGCGGTGACAAAGGCCATTGCTAGTACGACGATATCTGAGCTTGAGGAGTCTCCGAAGCCGATGAGAAGCGAGGTTCCGAAGATCACGAAGAGAAATACTGACGAAAGCAAAAGCTGCAAACCGATCCTCACGGCGAATTGTCCGTCACCGAGCTGACATTTGCGTAGACGTTCATGGTCGACGCCGGCAAGATTGCAAAGCAAGCGGAAGGTACGGTCAAACATGTTTATTCTCCTTAGTGTTGCATTTGTATGGATGGATCAGAACAAATAGGCTTCAAGAGCGCACCACACGACCTAACCCGACGAGTGGCCGGGTACCGCCCTCTCGCGAAAGAGAGCCAGTGTCCTCTCGATCTGTTGCGCATGGTTACGGAGGATGATCTCGACCTTGGCGTTTAAATTGTTGCCGAAGATTCGAGCCCACGTTTCGATATTCTCTCGTTCGACTATGTAGCTTTGTTCGTCCAGCCTACCGGTTGACTTCCAATGCTCAAGTCGATCAAGCCTCGACTTCTTCTGTTCGTGACCTGCGAGGCCCTGATCTAGGGCAAGGTCGATCAATTGGCGCTCAAATTCGGTCGATCGCTCTGCGATTTCCTTCTCCATGCGGGATCCTTCGCGCATCGATTCGGCGAATAAGCGCTTCTTGTCCGCATCGAGCTCAAGGCTAATTTGGAAGATGATTTTCTCTTTCTGAACGGCCAGCATTTGAACAATCAATTCGCCGGCTATTCGTCGCGTTTCGTCTCGAGACGCTCGATCGACGGCCAGTCGGTCGAAGAAACCGAGGTTGTTTCGCATCTTGCCGACCTGTTGATTGCTCGTACCAAACGTCACGGCGACTTCCTCTTTCCGGACCGGCAGCCCAGGTGACGAGAAAAAGCTGTGACCGCCCGCGCTGGAGTTACCTTGCGCAACACTCCAAAAGGTCATCGCTGATTTGTCGGACATGGAGATCTCCGCGTAGATCGAAGGGTTTCGACGCCGGTGTTGACGCCGTGGTGGCAGCAAGATTTGCTGCAAATACCTATTGTTGGATGAGGACGGGCAGATCGTAGGATCCGAGCTGAATCGCGCTCTTTAATTGTCCG
Protein-coding sequences here:
- a CDS encoding LuxR family transcriptional regulator, which gives rise to MRYVFQAFVDQLIESTDVDDLRLGMAETAAALDLCCFAYLVLPSRPGAPPLLISTYPSTWTSHYVEQQYHRFDPVIIQSVRRDKAFEWGLGLGPEADSEPAHQLFEEAARFGIRCGFTVPIHESGVAIAAVTFAASERGASFGRSVRRHARILPLIATTFHAHAQRKLRARDQIDGVALSPREIQCLNWAAQGKSSWEIGRIVGISHHTVAFHLDNAKAKLGVRSTIQAVARFVAAGGKT
- the ald gene encoding alanine dehydrogenase yields the protein MKVGVPKEIKTHEYRVGLTPGAVREYVAAGHSVLIETAAGAGIGATDDQYRKAGATILDSAREVFASSEMIVKVKEPQPSEWTQLRENQILFTYLHLAPDPEQAKGLMKSGCTAIAYETVTGAAGGLPLLAPMSEVAGRLAIEAAGVALRRYTGGRGLLIGGVPGVQPARIVVIGGGVVGAHAARMAAGLGAEVTILDRSIPRLRELDELFEGRVRTRFSTIDAVEDEVFAADVVIGAVLVPGASAPKLVSRGMLSSMRKGSVIVDVAIDQGGCFETSRPTTHADPTYEVDGVIHYCVANMPGAVPLTSSQALNNATLPFGLALANKGFAAVLENPHLRAGLNVYRGRLTYKAVAESLGLPFSPIEQAAA
- a CDS encoding DUF4407 domain-containing protein, with protein sequence MFDRTFRLLCNLAGVDHERLRKCQLGDGQFAVRIGLQLLLSSVFLFVIFGTSLLIGFGDSSSSDIVVLAMAFVTACVVLLVDIQIVQSDFYHHGLELARDRGYGNAKNLLWTKVKRPATVSLRLLLSVTIAFAFATFFELRLFGADIERQIDADYRTANSKLFQEIEAEYDAGVESMATEISRQTHELSELREQEVALRRKFLLETEPNQEVEVLTERLNQLSAAKRAADAEMVRRQGDAINERNGVKESTENSGKRGEGNLYRNATEKAQLASVESERLRGEMTRLQSTIAEMREKRDRRSEKANELVVGGLKTLDEAMASVRSRRDELDKRRDQAIRDREVKLIAIAQQRPGYAAKAHGFLARVEALEVLKERPAVARVTFWTTLVIMAVEVSAVLGKVFFSTPTLYAVRTAVDFENAAQELLRANDVSRFDAESASINREIDIEEMRQALAEKRAARRTKEVAMNQLYPDDQDRAA